From a single Limibacillus halophilus genomic region:
- the gyrB gene encoding DNA topoisomerase (ATP-hydrolyzing) subunit B yields the protein MSDEKSNRTNDAAEEYLAESIKVLRGLEAVRKRPGMYIGDTDDGSGLHHMVYEVVDNAIDESLAGYCDAVSVVLNGDGSVTVTDNGRGIPIDIHKEEGVSAAEVIMTQLHAGGKFDQNSYKVSGGLHGVGVSVVNALSKRLDLRIWRGGKEHAMSFEHGEAVEPLKIVGDAGGKTGTEITFLPSSETFTMLEFDFHRLEHRLRELAFLNSGVKLLLTDDRPAEPKSVELFYEGGLLAFVAYLDRSRQPLFQPPIHVQAEREGISVECALQWTDAYHEQVLCFTNNIPQRDGGTHLAGFRSALTRQINAYAQSSGLAKKEKVALTGDDAREGLTCVLSVKVPDPKFSSQTKDKLVSSEVRPVVESLVGEAMERYFEEHPNEARRVVGKVVEAAAAREAARKARELTRRKSALDIASLPGKLADCQEKDPALSEIFIVEGDSAGGSAKQGRDRKHQAILPLKGKILNVERARFDKMLSSQEIGTLITALGTGIGREEFDINKLRYHKIIIMTDADVDGSHIRTLLLTFFFRQMPEIIERGYLYIAQPPLYRAKRGNSMVYIKGEREMDSYLIDQGVEESVLTLGGGSQVAGQALKALVERANLAKQWLQPLIRKVGNVRIVGQAAIAGALNADLLADREKAAEAARYIAKRLNAMEDENQKSWQGDVAEDGGLAFQRTLQGVTERRVIDAAALRSVEARRLDSIAGELQESYRLPGELKSKEKSFPIFGPATLAEAIMELGRKGLAIARYKGLGEMNPEQLWETTLDPDARSLLQVKVAHLDEAGQVFETLMGDVVEPRREFIQTNALEVANLDV from the coding sequence ATGAGTGACGAAAAGAGCAATCGTACGAACGACGCGGCGGAAGAGTATCTCGCTGAATCGATCAAGGTGTTGCGCGGACTGGAAGCGGTTCGCAAACGCCCGGGTATGTACATCGGCGACACGGACGATGGCTCGGGGCTGCACCATATGGTCTATGAGGTGGTCGATAATGCGATTGACGAGTCCTTGGCCGGGTACTGCGATGCCGTCAGTGTCGTCTTGAACGGCGATGGGTCGGTGACGGTTACGGACAATGGCCGTGGAATACCCATCGATATTCACAAGGAAGAGGGCGTTTCCGCCGCCGAGGTCATCATGACCCAACTGCATGCAGGCGGTAAGTTCGACCAGAATTCCTACAAGGTCTCCGGCGGCTTACACGGCGTCGGGGTGTCGGTCGTCAATGCGCTGTCCAAGCGGCTCGATCTACGCATCTGGCGTGGTGGCAAGGAACACGCGATGTCTTTCGAACATGGCGAAGCCGTGGAGCCCTTGAAGATCGTTGGGGATGCCGGGGGCAAGACGGGAACGGAGATCACCTTCCTGCCCTCATCCGAGACCTTTACGATGTTGGAGTTCGACTTTCATCGTCTCGAACACCGTCTACGTGAACTGGCTTTCCTGAATTCCGGGGTTAAGCTCCTGTTGACCGACGACCGTCCGGCGGAACCGAAGTCGGTTGAGTTGTTCTATGAAGGCGGTTTGCTGGCTTTCGTCGCTTATCTGGACCGATCCCGCCAGCCGTTGTTTCAGCCACCGATTCATGTTCAAGCCGAGCGCGAGGGAATTTCCGTCGAGTGTGCCTTGCAATGGACGGATGCCTATCACGAGCAGGTTTTGTGCTTCACCAACAACATCCCGCAACGTGATGGCGGTACGCATCTGGCCGGTTTCCGCTCTGCGCTCACACGTCAGATCAATGCTTATGCCCAGAGTTCTGGCTTGGCAAAGAAAGAGAAGGTGGCCCTGACAGGCGACGATGCCCGAGAGGGTCTTACGTGCGTGCTGTCGGTCAAGGTGCCTGATCCGAAGTTTTCCAGTCAGACCAAGGACAAGCTTGTTTCCTCCGAAGTCCGCCCTGTCGTCGAGAGCTTGGTGGGGGAGGCGATGGAGCGCTACTTCGAGGAGCATCCCAACGAGGCGCGGCGCGTCGTCGGCAAGGTGGTTGAAGCCGCCGCGGCACGCGAGGCGGCTCGCAAGGCCAGAGAGTTGACGCGCCGTAAGTCGGCCCTGGACATTGCCTCGCTGCCAGGCAAACTCGCGGACTGCCAGGAAAAGGATCCGGCGCTGTCCGAAATCTTCATCGTCGAGGGTGATTCCGCAGGCGGCTCCGCCAAGCAGGGGCGTGATCGCAAGCACCAGGCGATTTTGCCGCTCAAGGGTAAGATCTTGAATGTCGAGCGCGCGCGTTTCGACAAGATGCTATCCAGCCAGGAGATCGGCACGCTGATCACCGCTCTGGGGACCGGTATCGGGCGCGAGGAATTCGATATCAACAAGCTGCGCTATCATAAGATTATCATCATGACGGACGCAGACGTAGACGGATCACACATCCGGACGTTGCTTCTGACCTTCTTTTTTAGGCAGATGCCGGAAATCATCGAGCGCGGCTACCTCTACATCGCCCAACCACCGCTGTACCGCGCCAAGCGTGGAAATTCGATGGTGTATATCAAGGGCGAGCGGGAAATGGACAGCTACCTGATCGACCAAGGCGTCGAGGAAAGCGTCTTGACGCTGGGCGGTGGAAGTCAAGTGGCCGGGCAGGCGCTTAAAGCGCTGGTGGAACGGGCCAATCTCGCCAAGCAGTGGCTCCAGCCTTTGATCCGAAAGGTAGGAAACGTGCGGATCGTGGGCCAAGCGGCCATTGCGGGCGCGTTGAATGCGGATTTGCTTGCCGACCGGGAGAAAGCTGCGGAAGCAGCGCGTTACATCGCCAAGCGCCTGAATGCTATGGAGGACGAAAACCAGAAGAGTTGGCAAGGCGATGTCGCCGAAGACGGCGGTTTGGCCTTCCAGCGTACCTTGCAGGGGGTTACCGAGCGCCGCGTGATCGATGCGGCGGCCTTGCGCAGTGTCGAGGCGCGGCGGTTGGACTCGATAGCGGGAGAACTACAGGAATCATACCGCTTGCCTGGGGAACTGAAGTCCAAGGAGAAAAGCTTTCCCATATTCGGCCCGGCAACCCTTGCCGAGGCTATCATGGAGCTGGGCCGCAAAGGCCTTGCCATTGCCCGCTACAAGGGCTTGGGCGAGATGAACCCGGAGCAGCTTTGGGAAACTACTTTGGATCCGGATGCCCGCTCGTTGCTTCAGGTCAAAGTCGCCCATTTGGACGAAGCCGGACAGGTGTTCGAAACCTTGATGGGCGACGTGGTGGAGCCGCGCCGCGAGTTTATCCAAACCAACGCGTTGGAAGTCGCAAACCTCGACGTTTAG
- the recF gene encoding DNA replication/repair protein RecF (All proteins in this family for which functions are known are DNA-binding proteins that assist the filamentation of RecA onto DNA for the initiation of recombination or recombinational repair.): MAALQHLKANQMPTASLDGPDEVAKEGVRQPTVWVARLQVNAFRSYRQAGMETNGRPVILTGPNGAGKTNLLEALSFLTPGRGLRGARLSEVDRRVGGDGAEGGETSQPWAVAAEVVVAGERRSLGTGRDPASPRDKRAVKLDGAFASSQQALGEVLSVVWLTPQMDRLFQEGPSERRRFLDRLVFGSDPAHAGRIAKYEQALRERSRLLRWEKGTPDPAWLTVLEETLAEQGVAIAAARCALAERLASACALAGGAFPRASLAVAGDVEAWLTDMPALAVEDRLQEHLRASRSGDAEQGGAAVGPHRSDLRVGHLQRAMPAELCSTGEQKALLIAIVLANSRLIASERGAAPLLLLDEVAAHLDEERRRALYDELLALEGQSWLTGTDPSLFDGIGGNAEFFSVREGRIAPDS; this comes from the coding sequence TTGGCCGCTTTGCAGCACCTGAAAGCCAACCAGATGCCAACAGCATCCCTTGATGGCCCGGATGAGGTGGCGAAAGAGGGAGTGAGGCAGCCGACCGTCTGGGTGGCGCGTTTGCAGGTCAACGCCTTTCGCTCTTACCGGCAGGCCGGAATGGAAACGAATGGGCGGCCCGTGATTCTGACCGGCCCTAACGGCGCTGGTAAGACAAATCTGCTGGAGGCGCTCTCCTTCCTGACGCCGGGACGCGGTTTGCGCGGGGCGCGCCTCTCGGAGGTGGACCGGCGCGTCGGCGGTGACGGGGCAGAGGGTGGCGAAACTTCTCAACCGTGGGCGGTTGCCGCGGAGGTGGTGGTTGCCGGTGAGCGGCGGTCTCTTGGAACCGGACGTGATCCAGCCAGTCCGCGCGACAAGCGGGCCGTGAAACTGGATGGCGCTTTCGCCAGCAGTCAGCAGGCTCTCGGTGAGGTTTTGTCGGTCGTATGGCTGACGCCACAGATGGATCGCCTGTTTCAGGAGGGGCCGAGCGAGCGACGGCGGTTCCTGGATCGCTTGGTTTTTGGAAGTGATCCGGCACATGCGGGCCGGATTGCGAAGTACGAACAGGCCTTGCGAGAGCGATCACGCCTGTTGCGTTGGGAAAAGGGAACCCCAGACCCGGCTTGGTTGACGGTGCTGGAGGAAACACTGGCGGAGCAGGGTGTGGCGATTGCGGCAGCCCGTTGCGCGCTAGCGGAGCGTTTGGCCAGCGCCTGTGCCCTGGCCGGGGGCGCTTTTCCACGCGCATCGCTGGCGGTGGCGGGAGACGTGGAGGCCTGGCTAACGGATATGCCCGCGCTCGCCGTCGAAGATCGCTTGCAGGAGCATCTCCGTGCCTCGCGAAGCGGGGATGCGGAGCAGGGTGGAGCGGCGGTTGGCCCACATCGTAGCGACCTGCGGGTAGGCCACCTGCAGCGAGCCATGCCGGCGGAACTTTGCTCGACCGGCGAACAAAAGGCGCTGTTGATCGCGATCGTGCTGGCGAACTCGCGCTTGATTGCCAGTGAGCGTGGCGCTGCGCCGCTGTTGTTGTTGGACGAAGTGGCCGCGCACTTGGACGAGGAACGTCGGCGCGCGCTGTACGACGAGTTGTTGGCTCTTGAGGGCCAAAGCTGGCTGACGGGCACGGACCCGTCGCTGTTTGATGGAATTGGCGGCAACGCCGAGTTTTTCTCTGTCCGGGAAGGGCGCATTGCGCCCGATTCGTGA
- the dnaN gene encoding DNA polymerase III subunit beta, with product MKLTIERAALLKSLAHVQSVVERRNTIPILSNVLLAAGDGNLSLTATDMDLTIIEEVAAEVLQEGATTVPAHTLYDIVRKLPDGAQVELSLAGDSGQMTLTAGRSAFTLTTLPREDFPASNQVDLPQSFKVAAPELCSLVDRTRFAISTEETRYYLNGIYLHAAESGGVPVLRAVATDGHRLARFEMPLPEGAKGMPGVIVPRKTVGELRKLFDESDDSVAIALSDTRIRFSFGSTVLTSKLIDGTFPDYERVIPSGNDRTMEVDRKAFREAVDRVSTISSEKSRAVKLSFSEGLLTLSATSPENGSAIEEIEVAFKGETLEIGFNSRYLLDIAEQIEGSEALFQLSDATSPTIVRDVGDESALYVLMPMRV from the coding sequence ATGAAACTGACCATTGAACGCGCGGCGCTGCTGAAATCCCTGGCCCACGTGCAAAGCGTTGTAGAGCGCCGCAACACCATTCCCATTCTCTCGAACGTCTTGTTGGCCGCAGGTGACGGAAATTTGTCGCTAACGGCAACCGATATGGACCTGACGATCATCGAAGAGGTCGCGGCCGAGGTGTTGCAAGAGGGGGCGACGACGGTTCCTGCGCATACGCTTTACGATATCGTTCGCAAGCTTCCCGACGGGGCGCAGGTTGAGTTATCGCTCGCGGGTGACAGCGGCCAGATGACCCTGACCGCGGGACGGTCCGCTTTTACGCTCACGACGCTGCCGCGTGAAGATTTCCCCGCTTCCAATCAGGTTGATCTGCCGCAGTCCTTCAAGGTCGCGGCACCAGAGCTTTGCAGCCTGGTGGATCGCACCCGGTTTGCCATTTCGACTGAGGAAACCCGTTACTACCTCAACGGCATCTACCTTCATGCCGCTGAGAGCGGCGGCGTCCCGGTGCTGCGTGCGGTCGCGACCGACGGCCACCGTCTGGCGCGCTTTGAGATGCCGTTGCCCGAGGGTGCTAAAGGCATGCCAGGGGTGATCGTGCCCAGAAAGACCGTCGGTGAACTTCGGAAGCTGTTCGACGAGTCCGACGACAGCGTCGCAATCGCCCTGTCCGACACGAGGATTCGTTTTTCCTTCGGTTCGACCGTCTTGACCTCGAAGCTGATCGACGGAACCTTCCCCGATTACGAGCGAGTCATCCCCAGCGGCAACGACCGTACGATGGAAGTCGATCGCAAGGCCTTCCGCGAGGCGGTCGATCGTGTCTCCACGATTTCCTCGGAGAAGAGCCGCGCGGTCAAGCTTTCGTTCAGCGAGGGCCTGTTGACCTTGTCTGCCACCAGTCCCGAGAACGGTAGCGCGATCGAAGAGATTGAAGTTGCTTTCAAGGGCGAGACGCTGGAGATCGGTTTCAACTCACGATACCTGCTGGATATCGCCGAGCAGATCGAAGGCTCTGAAGCGCTGTTTCAGCTTTCCGACGCGACATCGCCAACGATCGTGCGCGACGTCGGTGATGAGTCCGCGCTCTATGTCCTGATGCCGATGCGGGTCTGA
- a CDS encoding LysE family translocator produces the protein MDLATVLSFSFIAALLVMSPGPNGVLIARTVPTSGKAAGFANVAGFVSAFYLHGALSILGISIILVQSAQAFFIVKMLGAAYLCWIGLKALLEAWRGVAPAVGDVAPAKRRRTLLKAYSEGFLTNALNPKVSMFYLAAFPQFISRMDGALSASFTLVFIHSLLNLVWFSLIIMLFARLAGATRNQRFQRWLKSITGVVFIGFGAKLAMLKL, from the coding sequence ATGGATCTCGCAACGGTCCTGAGCTTCTCCTTCATTGCGGCACTGCTGGTGATGTCGCCGGGACCGAATGGTGTTTTGATCGCAAGGACCGTTCCCACGTCGGGAAAAGCGGCAGGTTTCGCCAACGTTGCCGGATTTGTGTCGGCTTTCTATCTTCACGGTGCCCTGTCGATCCTGGGTATTTCAATTATTCTCGTTCAATCGGCGCAAGCATTCTTCATCGTTAAAATGCTGGGTGCAGCCTATCTGTGCTGGATCGGTTTAAAGGCCTTGCTGGAGGCATGGCGTGGGGTTGCACCCGCCGTCGGGGACGTCGCGCCTGCGAAAAGGCGCAGAACGCTCCTTAAGGCCTATTCCGAGGGGTTCTTGACCAATGCATTGAACCCAAAGGTGTCGATGTTTTACCTCGCAGCCTTTCCACAGTTCATTTCGCGGATGGATGGCGCCTTGAGTGCGTCTTTCACGCTCGTTTTCATCCATTCGCTGCTGAACTTGGTCTGGTTCTCGTTGATTATCATGCTTTTTGCGCGCTTGGCGGGCGCAACCCGGAACCAAAGGTTCCAGCGGTGGCTCAAGAGCATCACCGGTGTCGTCTTCATCGGTTTTGGCGCGAAGTTGGCTATGCTGAAGCTTTAG
- the dnaA gene encoding chromosomal replication initiator protein DnaA, whose product MGNSASERDVSEAWAKVRGRLRDEVGEAAFRSWLKPLTLVGLNNGQVRLAVPTRFMRDWVISNYSDRLRALWASEDGALKGVEIVVRSSPTRAPLVGAGKAFNEEPADDDADALAQGNITPVAEAKRDGYDDISAPLDPRSTFESFVVGQPNELAYAAARRVAEAGSVAFNPLFLYGGVGLGKTHLMHSIAWHVRQRSPQKKVIYLSAEKFMYQFIRALRTKDTVAFKDQFRSVDVLMIDDVQFIGGRESTQEEFFHTFNALVDQSRQVVVSADKSPSNLEGVEERMRSRLGWGLVAEIDSTNYELRLGILQSKAEQMKCNVSLKVLEFLAHKITSNVRELEGALNRITAHATLVGRPVTLETAQEVLHDLLHANARRLTIEEIQRKVAQHFNIRHADMLSARRARAVARPRQVAMYLSKQLTSRSLPEIGRRFGGRDHTTVMHAVRKIDELRGLDAGFADEVDLLRRMLEN is encoded by the coding sequence ATGGGTAATTCGGCAAGCGAACGAGATGTTAGCGAAGCCTGGGCCAAAGTTCGAGGACGGCTTCGCGACGAAGTAGGAGAGGCGGCTTTTCGGAGTTGGCTTAAGCCTCTCACGCTTGTCGGACTGAACAACGGGCAGGTTCGCCTTGCCGTACCGACCCGCTTCATGCGCGACTGGGTGATTTCCAACTATTCGGATCGTCTGCGGGCGCTGTGGGCAAGCGAGGATGGCGCTCTTAAGGGTGTGGAGATCGTCGTCCGTTCCTCCCCGACGCGCGCGCCACTTGTTGGTGCGGGCAAAGCATTCAATGAGGAACCTGCGGATGATGACGCAGATGCGTTGGCGCAAGGCAATATCACGCCGGTAGCAGAAGCCAAGCGGGATGGTTATGACGATATTTCCGCACCTTTGGACCCGCGCTCGACTTTCGAGAGTTTCGTCGTCGGCCAGCCAAACGAGTTGGCCTACGCGGCGGCGCGCCGCGTTGCGGAGGCAGGATCCGTCGCTTTCAATCCCTTGTTTCTTTACGGCGGCGTTGGCCTCGGGAAAACGCACTTGATGCACTCGATCGCTTGGCATGTGCGCCAGCGCAGTCCGCAGAAGAAGGTTATCTATTTGTCTGCGGAAAAATTCATGTACCAGTTCATCAGAGCGCTACGCACTAAGGATACGGTAGCCTTTAAGGACCAGTTCCGTTCGGTAGATGTTTTGATGATCGACGACGTTCAGTTTATCGGTGGTCGCGAGTCCACCCAGGAAGAGTTTTTCCATACCTTCAATGCGCTGGTCGATCAGAGCCGTCAGGTCGTGGTGTCGGCCGACAAGAGCCCATCAAACCTCGAAGGGGTCGAGGAGCGCATGCGTTCGCGGTTGGGTTGGGGCCTAGTCGCGGAAATCGATTCGACGAACTATGAACTGCGGCTTGGAATTCTCCAATCCAAGGCCGAACAGATGAAGTGCAATGTCAGCTTGAAGGTTTTGGAGTTCCTGGCGCACAAGATTACCTCCAACGTGCGCGAGCTTGAAGGGGCGCTCAACCGCATCACCGCACACGCGACGCTTGTCGGGCGGCCGGTGACATTGGAGACCGCGCAGGAAGTGTTGCACGATCTGCTGCACGCCAATGCACGGCGCCTGACGATCGAGGAGATACAGCGCAAGGTCGCGCAGCATTTCAACATTCGCCACGCCGACATGCTTTCCGCGCGACGCGCGCGCGCCGTTGCGCGCCCGCGTCAAGTCGCCATGTACCTTTCCAAGCAGCTGACCTCTCGGTCATTGCCGGAGATCGGTCGCCGATTTGGCGGCCGCGACCACACCACCGTGATGCATGCGGTGCGCAAGATCGATGAGTTGCGGGGTCTGGATGCCGGGTTTGCCGACGAAGTCGACCTGTTGCGCCGTATGCTGGAGAACTAA
- the rpsT gene encoding 30S ribosomal protein S20: MAHHKSAQKRIRRNERRAEINGTRVNRIRTFLKKVEVALASGDKPAAQTALREAQPELHRGVRAGVMPKNTVARKLSRLSARVKALG, translated from the coding sequence ATGGCCCATCATAAATCCGCCCAAAAGCGGATCCGCAGAAACGAGCGCCGCGCTGAGATCAATGGCACGCGTGTGAATCGCATCCGTACCTTCCTGAAGAAGGTCGAGGTTGCTCTGGCGTCCGGCGATAAGCCTGCCGCCCAAACCGCACTGCGCGAGGCGCAGCCGGAACTGCACCGTGGCGTGCGCGCCGGCGTGATGCCAAAAAATACGGTGGCGCGTAAGCTTTCGCGGCTTTCCGCTCGGGTAAAGGCGCTCGGCTGA
- a CDS encoding enoyl-CoA hydratase: MAYENIIAEKKGGVGLITLNRPQALNALCAALIDELAHALDDFEADDDIGAIVVTGSEKAFAAGADIKEMKDRTYMDVYGQDFITKGWGRLATTRKPTIAAVSGFALGGGCELAMMCDMIIASESAKFGQPEITIGTIPGSGGTQRLTRFVGKSLSMYMNLTGEFIDADTALRSGLVAKVLPNAEMLDEALRIGAKIAGMSRPITMMCKEAVNRAYETSLAEGVLFERRVFHSTFSTEDQKEGMNAFAEKRKPSWKHR, translated from the coding sequence ATGGCCTACGAGAATATCATCGCTGAGAAAAAAGGAGGCGTTGGCCTCATTACCTTGAATCGCCCACAGGCGCTCAATGCGTTGTGCGCCGCGTTGATCGATGAACTAGCTCACGCATTGGACGATTTCGAGGCAGACGACGACATCGGCGCTATTGTCGTCACCGGATCCGAGAAGGCTTTTGCCGCGGGTGCGGATATCAAGGAGATGAAAGACCGGACCTACATGGACGTTTACGGTCAGGATTTCATCACCAAGGGGTGGGGGCGCCTTGCCACCACCCGCAAGCCGACCATCGCCGCAGTATCAGGGTTCGCCCTGGGCGGCGGTTGCGAGTTGGCTATGATGTGCGACATGATCATAGCGAGCGAGAGCGCCAAGTTCGGACAACCGGAGATCACAATCGGCACTATTCCAGGGTCCGGCGGGACCCAGCGGTTGACCCGCTTCGTTGGCAAGTCTTTGTCAATGTACATGAACCTGACCGGCGAATTCATCGATGCGGACACGGCCCTGCGCAGCGGCCTCGTCGCCAAGGTGCTGCCGAATGCCGAAATGTTGGATGAGGCGTTGCGGATCGGTGCGAAAATCGCCGGGATGTCGCGCCCGATCACCATGATGTGCAAAGAAGCAGTGAACCGCGCTTATGAAACATCTCTCGCCGAAGGGGTCTTGTTCGAGCGGCGGGTCTTCCACTCAACTTTCTCGACTGAAGATCAAAAGGAGGGGATGAATGCCTTCGCTGAAAAGCGGAAGCCGTCCTGGAAGCATCGTTGA
- the mutM gene encoding bifunctional DNA-formamidopyrimidine glycosylase/DNA-(apurinic or apyrimidinic site) lyase: protein MPELPEVETVRRGLAPLMEGQRLRRVLQRRPDLRFPLPSDFVARLEGRRVVAIERRAKYLLFRLDDGAYLLCHLGMSGRMLMVDDPDLPLGKHDHVVFETEAGLQVRFNDARRFGIMDILPDEAALTSHPLLAALGPEPLGNAFSGPVLAAGLKGRRSPIKAALLDQRVVAGLGNIYVSEALFHAGLSPRRSAHTVQGARAERLALAIRDVLTRAIAAGGSSIRDYVQADGELGYFQHAWAVYGREGERCPDCDCGESGDASGIGIRRIVQSGRSTFYCPTRQR, encoded by the coding sequence ATGCCGGAACTCCCTGAGGTCGAAACCGTACGCCGCGGTCTGGCGCCCTTGATGGAAGGTCAGCGCCTGCGTCGTGTTCTGCAGCGCCGACCTGATTTGCGGTTCCCGCTGCCAAGCGATTTCGTTGCGCGGCTAGAGGGCCGGCGCGTGGTGGCCATTGAGCGGCGCGCCAAGTATCTTCTGTTCAGGCTCGATGACGGCGCCTATCTGCTCTGCCATCTGGGCATGTCGGGGCGAATGCTTATGGTCGATGATCCCGATTTACCGTTGGGCAAGCACGATCATGTGGTCTTCGAGACAGAGGCAGGCCTGCAGGTGCGTTTCAATGACGCACGACGTTTCGGGATCATGGATATTCTGCCGGACGAGGCGGCCTTGACCAGCCATCCGCTGTTGGCGGCATTGGGTCCGGAACCTCTCGGCAACGCTTTCAGCGGTCCAGTGTTAGCGGCTGGATTGAAGGGCAGGCGCTCACCGATAAAGGCGGCGCTGCTAGATCAGCGTGTGGTCGCTGGGCTGGGTAACATCTACGTTTCGGAAGCGCTTTTCCATGCGGGCCTGTCACCACGCCGCTCAGCCCATACGGTTCAGGGCGCGCGGGCCGAACGTCTGGCACTAGCGATCCGGGATGTGCTGACCCGTGCGATCGCAGCCGGCGGATCGTCAATACGCGACTATGTTCAGGCGGATGGAGAATTGGGATACTTTCAGCACGCCTGGGCGGTCTATGGTCGAGAAGGCGAACGCTGTCCGGATTGTGATTGTGGGGAGTCGGGTGACGCCTCGGGGATCGGTATTAGGCGAATCGTACAATCGGGCCGTTCGACTTTCTATTGTCCCACCCGCCAACGCTAG
- a CDS encoding class I SAM-dependent methyltransferase: MKEQAPSGDTASFGFREVARAEKAPLVQGVFRSVAGRYDLMNDLMSGGIHRLWKREMVAWLDPKPGMAHLDVAGGTGDIAFRILKQVGQDKAGPMTICDLTPEMLEVGRNRAIDHGITGGIRWVCGDAQRLPFPDRSMAAYTIAFGLRNVTDIDLALAEARRVLKPGGRFLCLEFSHVVVPLLSQIYDRFSFSVLPWLGEKVADDRDSYQYLVESIRRFPDQESLVARMAAAGLGESRYRNLTGGIAALHSAWRL, from the coding sequence ATGAAAGAACAAGCTCCTTCCGGCGATACGGCATCCTTCGGGTTTCGCGAAGTCGCCCGTGCAGAGAAAGCGCCCTTGGTCCAGGGCGTATTCCGTTCGGTTGCGGGTCGCTATGACTTGATGAACGACTTGATGTCGGGCGGCATTCACAGATTGTGGAAGCGTGAGATGGTTGCCTGGCTGGACCCGAAACCAGGCATGGCGCACCTCGACGTTGCCGGTGGCACGGGAGACATCGCATTTCGCATCCTCAAGCAGGTCGGGCAGGACAAGGCCGGTCCCATGACGATTTGCGACCTGACCCCGGAGATGCTGGAGGTGGGCCGCAACCGAGCCATCGATCATGGCATTACAGGGGGCATCCGTTGGGTATGCGGCGATGCCCAAAGACTGCCGTTTCCAGACCGCAGCATGGCCGCCTATACCATTGCCTTTGGTCTGCGCAACGTGACCGACATTGATCTTGCTCTGGCGGAAGCGCGGCGGGTACTCAAGCCCGGCGGCCGTTTCCTGTGCCTTGAGTTCAGTCACGTGGTCGTCCCGTTGCTTAGCCAGATATACGACCGCTTTTCCTTCTCGGTGCTGCCCTGGCTGGGCGAGAAAGTCGCCGATGACCGTGACTCCTATCAGTACCTTGTGGAATCGATCCGGCGTTTTCCGGACCAAGAGTCGCTTGTCGCCCGCATGGCTGCTGCCGGGCTCGGCGAATCCCGTTATCGCAATCTGACCGGTGGGATCGCAGCTTTGCATTCCGCCTGGCGCCTCTAA